Proteins co-encoded in one Arachis hypogaea cultivar Tifrunner chromosome 13, arahy.Tifrunner.gnm2.J5K5, whole genome shotgun sequence genomic window:
- the LOC112735493 gene encoding uncharacterized protein, which produces MKDFFVFRIQERLADGSPLLYSRRLFQQFLVDGYSMVESSRLTYIRLDQDKFRCEMYKEISEAVLMGETTPSSRDKRIILLSSFTRESRYMIQNYQDAMTICRVVGYPDLFLTFTCNPKWPELEDFLKNMDLNAEDRPDMKRGLPHAHILVFLYRDDKYPTADDIDQTISAEIPDKDRDPLYYEAVEKHMMHGPCGNIRKYSPCMENGKCVRHFPKKFVNNTTIDKDGYPVYKRRDNGKTISKCGVELDNHYVVPHNRKLLLRYGAHIKVEWCNQSRSIKYLFKYVNKGNDRVTASFYSSGTADAENDECDEVSMYYDYRYISPCEAAWRIFWYGIHFKDPSVVHLGFHLPGEQPVVFQDHENLEDVAKASVKESMFLEWFQANKKYSEARSLTYSEFPSKLLWKPLLRKWFPRKSHSGIGRIFFVPPGSGEIYYLRLLLNFVRGPTSYEDIRTIDGILYPTFRDACYAQSILDDDKEYIDATEEASIWGSDLHMTETEIRDLTLIEIENLLKGYNKSLKDILSMPFPNMDMCYQQLMSNGVNRLICDELRYDRRQLVVEHADLLQKLTDEQKRVYKQILAAINSGDGGVFFLYGYGGTGKTFVWKTLAVTIRSKDQIVLMVASSGIASLLLPGGRTAHSHFAIPINLDEFSTCNINQNSPLAELII; this is translated from the exons ATGaaggacttttttgtatttagaATACAAGAAAGGTTAGCTGATGGTTCCCCATTGCTGTATTCAAGAAGATTATTCCAACAATTTCTGGTGGATGGATATTCTATGGTTGAGTCTTCTAGACTAACATATATTCGATTAGACCAGGACAAATTTAGGTGTGAGATGTACAAGGAAATAAGTGAAGCTGTATTGATGGGTGAAACAACACCTTCATCAAGGGATAAACGTATCATACTTTTGTCATCTTTCACTAGAGAGTCAAGATATATGATACAGAACTATCAAGATGCTATGACAATTTGTAGGGTTGTTGGATACCCAGACCTCTTCTTAACCTTTACTTGCAATCCTAAGTGGCCTGAGCTTGAGGATTTTCTAAAGAATATGGATCTAAATGCTGAAGATCGTCCTGATATG AAGCGTGGTCTACCCCATGCACACATCTTGGTCTTCTTATATCGAGATGACAAGTATCCAACTGCAGATGATATTGATCAAACCATAAGTGCTGAAATACCAGATAAGGACAGAGATCCACTATACTATGAAGCTGTAGAAAAACACATGATGCACGGTCCATGTGGGAACATCAGGAAATACTCACCGTGCATGGAGAATGGAAAGTGTGTTAGACACTTTCCTAAGAAATTTGTCAACAACACTACTATTGACAAGGATGGATATCCTGTTTACAAGCGAAGAGATAATGGAAAGACAATTAGCAAATGTGGGGTTGAACTTGATAATCATTATGTTGTCCCACACAATAGGAAGCTTCTTTTGAGATATGGGGCACACATTAAGGTTGAATGGTGCAACCAATCAAGATCAATCAAGTACTTATTCAAGTATGTTAATAAAGGAAACGATCGAGTAACTGCTTCGTTTTACAGCAGTGGCACAGCCGATGCAGAGAATGATGAGTGTGATGAAGTTAGCATGTATTATGACTATAGATATATATCTCCATGTGAAGCAGCTTGGAGAATATTTTGGTACGGAATCCACTTTAAAGACCCTTCTGTGGTACATTTGGGATTCCACTTGCCAGGTGAGCAACCTGTTGTTTTTCAAGATCATGAAAATCTAGAAGATGTTGCTAAGGCTTCTGTGAAGGAATCTATGTTTCTTGAATGGTTCCAGGCAAACAAGAAGTACAGTGAGGCTCGGAGTTTGACATATTCAGAATTTCCATCCAAGTTGCTGTGGAAGCCACTATTAAGGAAATGGTTCCCACGCAAGTCTCATTCAGGTATTGGACGGATATTCTTTGTGCCGCCAGGATCAGGAGAAATATACTATCTTCGATTACTCCTAAATTTTGTGAGAGGTCCAACCAGCTATGAGGATATTAGAACTATTGACGGTATTTTATACCCTACatttagagatgcatgttatgcACAAAGTATTCTAGATGATGACAAGGAATATATCGATGCTACTGAGGAAGCAAGTATTTGGGGGTCAG ATTTACATATGACAGAGACAGAAATAAGAGACTTGACTCTTATTGAAATTGAGAACTTATTAAAGGGATACAATAAGAGCCTAAAAGACATCCTTTCTATGCCATTCCCTAATATGGACATGTGTTATCAACAATTGATGTCCAATGGTGTCAATAGGCTTATTTGTGACGAGCTTCGTTATGATAGGCGACAATTGGTAGTGGAACATGCAGATTTATTACAAAAGCTAACAGATGAgcagaagagagtgtataaacaAATATTAGCAGCTATCAATAGTGGTGATGGTGGTGTGTTTTTTCTATATGGATATGGCGGTACAGGGAAGACATTTGTTTGGAAAACATTAGCTGTTACAATtagatctaaagatcaaattgTCTTGATGGTTGCTTCGAGTGGGATAGCATCTCTCTTGCTCCCTGGTGGAAGGACAGCACACTCGCATTTTGCAATCCCTATTAACCTTGATGAGTTTTCAACATGTAACATTAATCAGAACAGCCCTTTGGCAGAGTTGATAATTTGA